A single window of Kitasatospora sp. HUAS MG31 DNA harbors:
- a CDS encoding LysR family transcriptional regulator: protein MQFQQLRYFAAVAETGHFTRAAESCHVAQPSLSQQIRSLERELGAELFHRGRGSTTLTDAGEALLPLARRILADTESARRAVQETVQLRRGRVRFGAPPSLCVSLVPDVLREYRTGYPGVELVLQEDGSRDLVRSLRAGELDLALVITPRAREAPALAVTELLHEELVLVTAEPLRRRRARIEDLRERRLVMFREGYDVRETTLAACRAAGFEPRYAVEGGEMDAVVGLVRAGLGAAVLPGMVAARSGLAVTPFAAPGLGRTIAVAHGGELPLSRAAAEFRTVLLAHLAEAARIGALPPGTRLLPGVA, encoded by the coding sequence GTGCAGTTCCAGCAGCTCCGCTACTTCGCCGCCGTGGCCGAGACCGGGCACTTCACCCGGGCGGCCGAGTCCTGTCATGTCGCACAGCCCTCACTGTCGCAGCAGATCCGTTCGCTGGAGCGGGAGTTGGGGGCCGAGCTGTTCCACCGGGGCCGGGGGTCGACGACCCTGACCGATGCCGGCGAGGCGCTGCTGCCGCTGGCCCGGCGCATCCTGGCGGACACCGAGAGCGCGCGGCGGGCCGTGCAGGAGACGGTGCAGCTGCGGCGTGGCCGGGTCCGGTTCGGGGCGCCGCCGAGCCTGTGCGTGAGCCTGGTGCCGGACGTGCTGCGGGAGTACCGCACCGGGTACCCCGGGGTGGAGCTGGTCCTCCAGGAGGACGGCTCGCGGGATCTGGTCCGCAGCCTGCGGGCCGGCGAGCTGGACCTGGCGCTGGTGATCACCCCGCGGGCCCGGGAGGCGCCGGCGCTGGCCGTCACCGAGCTGCTGCACGAGGAGCTGGTGCTGGTGACGGCCGAGCCGCTGCGGCGGCGCCGGGCGAGGATCGAGGACCTGCGCGAGCGGCGGCTGGTGATGTTCCGCGAGGGCTACGACGTCCGGGAGACCACGCTGGCGGCCTGCCGGGCGGCCGGGTTCGAGCCCCGGTACGCGGTGGAGGGCGGCGAGATGGACGCCGTGGTCGGCCTGGTCCGGGCCGGGCTGGGGGCGGCCGTGCTGCCCGGCATGGTGGCGGCCCGGTCGGGGCTGGCGGTGACGCCGTTCGCGGCGCCGGGGCTCGGGCGGACCATCGCCGTGGCGCACGGCGGGGAGCTGCCGCTGAGCCGGGCGGCGGCCGAGTTCCGGACCGTCCTGCTGGCCCACCTGGCCGAGGCCGCCCGGATCGGCGCCCTCCCGCCGGGGACCCGGCTGCTGCCCGGGGTGGCCTGA
- a CDS encoding succinate dehydrogenase cytochrome b subunit — protein sequence MALVTRTGRHPSALAALWRSTVGKKAVMAVSGLLMLLYLVAHMLANLKVFLGPDELDGYAHWLRTLGEPFLRYGWFLWIARTVLLAAVLAHATAAYQLSRRDLAARPQKYRHRRQRASYATRTMRWGGVILGLFIVWHILDLTTLTVNPAAQEGHPYQNVVASFSTWYGGGIYIVAMLALGLHIRHGFWSAAQTLGANNPRRDRALKATANVLALLLTAGFLAVPVAVLTGVVS from the coding sequence ATGGCACTCGTGACCCGGACGGGCCGACACCCGTCCGCCCTGGCGGCCCTCTGGCGCTCCACCGTCGGCAAGAAGGCGGTCATGGCGGTCAGCGGCCTGCTGATGCTGCTCTACCTGGTGGCCCACATGCTGGCCAACCTCAAGGTCTTCCTCGGCCCGGACGAGCTCGACGGCTACGCCCACTGGCTGCGCACCCTCGGCGAGCCGTTCCTGCGGTACGGCTGGTTCCTGTGGATCGCCCGGACGGTGCTGCTCGCCGCCGTCCTCGCGCACGCCACCGCCGCGTACCAGCTCAGCCGGCGCGACCTGGCCGCCCGGCCGCAGAAGTACCGGCACCGCCGGCAGCGGGCGAGCTACGCCACCCGCACCATGCGCTGGGGCGGGGTGATCCTCGGCCTGTTCATCGTCTGGCACATCCTGGACCTCACCACGCTCACCGTGAACCCCGCCGCCCAGGAGGGGCACCCGTACCAGAACGTGGTCGCCTCCTTCTCCACCTGGTACGGCGGCGGGATCTACATCGTCGCCATGCTCGCCCTCGGCCTGCACATCCGGCACGGCTTCTGGAGCGCCGCGCAGACCCTCGGCGCCAACAACCCGCGCCGCGACCGGGCGTTGAAGGCCACCGCCAACGTGCTGGCCCTGCTGCTCACCGCCGGCTTCCTCGCCGTCCCCGTCGCCGTGCTGACCGGAGTCGTCTCATGA